Proteins encoded together in one Vitis vinifera cultivar Pinot Noir 40024 chromosome 4, ASM3070453v1 window:
- the LOC104879189 gene encoding uncharacterized protein LOC104879189 isoform X2, which yields MPKRRHSSEPQASPLEGKSGPRMVKIRKTGNTAPLLCCCSCKTGVAWFDHHIPYDLDKQDSSNRLEILFTDAFNLYTGEAEIRSSRRLEAASKVAVVDLANIYCAGCKNQPLGWLIIGAQAHHPVIRAGQYILQLSNLLLWKEKEYTKAKNMPFNMP from the exons ATGCCGAAACGACGCCATTCCTCAGAGCCTCAAGCATCTCCGTTGGAAGGAAAATCGGGCCCTCGGATGGTGAAAATCCGCAAAACGGGCAACACGGCGCCGTTATTGTGCTGCTGCTCCTGCAAAACCGGCGTCGCCTGGTTCGATCACCACATTCCATAT GATCTTGATAAGCAGGACTCCTCCAACAGGTTGGAGATTCTCTTCACTGACGC CTTCAACTTGTACACTGGAGAAGCTGAAATTCGATCTTCCAGAAGGCTTGAAGCTGCGAGTAAGGTGGCCGTTGTGGACTTGGCCAACATCTACTGCGCTGGCTGCAAAAACCAACCACTGGGCTGGCTCATT ATCGGAGCTCAAGCACACCACCCCGTCATCCGTGCCGGGCAGTACATCCTGCAACT ATCGAACCTCCTGctatggaaagaaaaagaatacacAAAAGCCAAGAACATGCCATTCAATATGCCTTAA
- the LOC104879189 gene encoding uncharacterized protein LOC104879189 isoform X1 translates to MPKRRHSSEPQASPLEGKSGPRMVKIRKTGNTAPLLCCCSCKTGVAWFDHHIPYDLDKQDSSNRLEILFTDAFNLYTGEAEIRSSRRLEAASKVAVVDLANIYCAGCKNQPLGWLIIGAQAHHPVIRAGQYILQLFCYGADRTSCYGKKKNTQKPRTCHSICLKRLSLVLNSNEGYNFRFKLVFFCSYSVLFH, encoded by the exons ATGCCGAAACGACGCCATTCCTCAGAGCCTCAAGCATCTCCGTTGGAAGGAAAATCGGGCCCTCGGATGGTGAAAATCCGCAAAACGGGCAACACGGCGCCGTTATTGTGCTGCTGCTCCTGCAAAACCGGCGTCGCCTGGTTCGATCACCACATTCCATAT GATCTTGATAAGCAGGACTCCTCCAACAGGTTGGAGATTCTCTTCACTGACGC CTTCAACTTGTACACTGGAGAAGCTGAAATTCGATCTTCCAGAAGGCTTGAAGCTGCGAGTAAGGTGGCCGTTGTGGACTTGGCCAACATCTACTGCGCTGGCTGCAAAAACCAACCACTGGGCTGGCTCATT ATCGGAGCTCAAGCACACCACCCCGTCATCCGTGCCGGGCAGTACATCCTGCAACT ATTTTGTTACGGCGCAGATCGAACCTCCTGctatggaaagaaaaagaatacacAAAAGCCAAGAACATGCCATTCAATATGCCTTAAAAGACTAAGTTTGGTGTTAAACAGCAATGAAGGGTACAATTTTAGATTCAAACTTGTATTTTTCTGTTCATACTCAGTTCTTTTTCACTAG
- the LOC104879189 gene encoding uncharacterized protein LOC104879189 isoform X3, with protein sequence MPKRRHSSEPQASPLEGKSGPRMVKIRKTGNTAPLLCCCSCKTGVAWFDHHIPYDLDKQDSSNRLEILFTDAFNLYTGEAEIRSSRRLEAASKVAVVDLANIYCAGCKNQPLGWLIIEPPAMERKRIHKSQEHAIQYALKD encoded by the exons ATGCCGAAACGACGCCATTCCTCAGAGCCTCAAGCATCTCCGTTGGAAGGAAAATCGGGCCCTCGGATGGTGAAAATCCGCAAAACGGGCAACACGGCGCCGTTATTGTGCTGCTGCTCCTGCAAAACCGGCGTCGCCTGGTTCGATCACCACATTCCATAT GATCTTGATAAGCAGGACTCCTCCAACAGGTTGGAGATTCTCTTCACTGACGC CTTCAACTTGTACACTGGAGAAGCTGAAATTCGATCTTCCAGAAGGCTTGAAGCTGCGAGTAAGGTGGCCGTTGTGGACTTGGCCAACATCTACTGCGCTGGCTGCAAAAACCAACCACTGGGCTGGCTCATT ATCGAACCTCCTGctatggaaagaaaaagaatacacAAAAGCCAAGAACATGCCATTCAATATGCCTTAAAAGACTAA
- the LOC100266095 gene encoding monooxygenase 2 → MERIAEEEVVIVGAGIAGLATAVALKRVGIRALVLERSDCLRATGAALTLFPNAWRALDALGVSHKLTPLYAVREKSYVTNVTTGAIQEVSLSRNNRGGPITVHRKALLESLAEELPSNSIRFSSKLISFEVEAQAEEGLYIIRLEDGTVITAKVLIGCDGVHSLVARKLGLAEPVNSGRSAVRGLAVFQEGHGLGDEVQQFLDVNIRAGMVPLNDKEIYWFLTFKSTLQGEAMARDPEQIQRQVIENFAKNFPPTYAEVVRHCDLSTLTWAPLLMRLPWHLIFGNVSKGTMTVAGDAMHPMTPDLGQGGCSALEDAVVLGRHIGNSFIDNGRLVPGAVAGAIEGYVKERRWRTTGLITGSYISGWAQLGGDGWLMKLFRDVIFYRFIFKRLVGGADYDCGKLPLLNEQNKPQ, encoded by the exons ATGGAGCGGATAGCAGAGGAAGAAGTTGTGATAGTGGGGGCTGGAATAGCAGGGTTGGCGACGGCGGTGGCGCTCAAAAGAGTGGGGATTAGAGCATTGGTGTTGGAGAGGTCTGATTGCCTCCGAGCCACTGGTGCTGCTCTCACCCTCTTCCCAAATGCTTGGCGCGCTCTCGATGCCCTGGGCGTCTCTCATAAACTCACTCCCCTTTACGCCGTCCGCGAAAA GTCGTACGTAACAAATGTTACGACTGGAGCTATCCAAGAAGTCTCCTTGAGTAGAAACAATAG AGGTGGACCCATCACAGTACATCGCAAGGCGTTACTAGAGAGTCTAGCAGAGGAGCTGCCAAGCAACTCAATCCGATTCTCATCTAAGCTCATCTCCTTTGAAGTCGAGGCCCAGGCCGAAGAAGGTCTATACATCATACGCTTGGAAGATGGAACTGTGATTACAGCCAAG GTTTTGATAGGGTGTGATGGGGTGCACTCGTTGGTGGCTCGTAAATTGGGACTGGCCGAGCCGGTGAACTCGGGTCGATCGGCTGTGCGTGGGCTCGCGGTGTTTCAAGAGGGTCATGGGTTGGGTGATGAAGTGCAGCAATTTTTGGATGTGAACATAAGGGCTGGCATGGTCCCTCTTAATGATAAAGAGATTTACTGGTTCCTCACTTTCAAATCTACTCTTCAAG GTGAGGCCATGGCAAGAGACCCAGAACAAATACAAAGACAAGTGATTGAGAATTTTGCTAAGAACTTCCCTCCGACATACGCTGAAGTGGTCCGCCACTGCGATCTTTCTACCTTGACATGGGCTCCACTGTTAATGAGACTTCCATGGCACCTCATTTTTGGAAATGTAAGCAAAGGGACGATGACCGTGGCAGGTGATGCCATGCACCCCATGACCCCTGACCTAGGCCAGGGTGGCTGCTCAGCCCTGGAGGACGCAGTTGTCCTAGGCCGCCACATCGGAAACTCATTCATTGATAACGGAAGGCTGGTGCCGGGAGCGGTGGCCGGAGCCATAGAGGGGTACGTGAAGGAAAGGAGGTGGCGCACAACTGGGCTGATAACGGGGTCATATATATCAGGGTGGGCGCAGTTAGGTGGAGATGGATGGTTGATGAAGTTGTTCAGAGACGTGATATTCTATAGGTTCATTTTCAAGAGGCTTGTTGGTGGCGCAGATTATGACTGCGGGAAGCTCCCTCTATTGAATGAACAAAATAAACCTCAGTag